The following nucleotide sequence is from Primulina tabacum isolate GXHZ01 chromosome 2, ASM2559414v2, whole genome shotgun sequence.
GTTATAATTGATTGGGTTCAGGTTTCATCAATTGGCTGAATTTGACCAAGGAAAACGTAGTTGCCGTAGGCGCCTTGCTGGACACAACGAGCGTAGAAGGAAGCCACCTCCAGGATCTTTTTTGCCACCTCGCTGTGGAACTCTTCCTTCATCCATATTTGGTAAGATACCAATGAGTGAGTACTTATTAATCATCCCATCTCAAGGATTACCTATTTGCTCCTGTAAAACAATTATTGGGCATTCTCTCGTCAGCCCAAAATTTTACACTATTGGTAGCCGACATATACTTGACGTTCTTGTTTCCAGATAATCGCACCAAAAGCTGGAGGATTTATGATGAATCGCAGCACTTATCCAATGCTCGGTGGAAGTGATGCGTGGCTGAATATCGTACCTGAACCAGGATTAGGAAATCAAGCAATCGTCGCCGGAAAACATCAACTTCCATGGAAGAGTAACTCACAAAATTCTTTACCTGATCTCCTTCAAGGTTCAACGACTAGTCCTACTTGCTCTGTTGGTTCTTTAGTATCTCCAGAAGAATGCTTTAGTGGAGTTTCGGATTCAATCAGTGCTCTCTCTCTTCTGTCAAACCACCCCTGGGGCTCAAGAAGCCAATCATCGAGGCCTGATATGAACATTGTTCAGTCTTTGGTGACCCCTTGTGCACCCATTGCTCAATTTTCCTTTCCTTCGTGGGATTTCCAGAGTGGCCAAGCTAATGACACGTCACACGAGACGCGTCCTAATCTGGGTTCAGTCCAGGTTCCTCATCCAGGTAATAGTCAGCATAACGGAGAGCTTGGACTGTCTCAACCGACCGAGGACCAGTTTCATGAACTCAAGCATTCCAGGGGATATGATTCTTCTGTCCAACATATGCATTGGTCGCtttgaattgttctgaattttAGATTGATTACTGCGTGATGTTTGTTATGCTTCATTTGGGACATAAAGACTTGGTATTTTATCCAGTCGGACTAAACACGAATAAGTTCAACTGCTTGTTTCGAAAAGCGAACAACTAATTTGTTTGGACATCAAACGCATGTCTACATTTTCTCTTCTTGAATCTGAAGAGCACCAGAAATGATTGGATACTTGCTCTTTTTTGCCTTCCTAGTTCTTTTGTTGTAGTTAGCAATTGTCTCTTCGTTATCCATTTTGTTATGTTTGTGGTTCTTCAACCTTTGGTGCAACATTGATTTTTTCCATTGTCTTGATAATCCTTCGGGTTCTTCATTTTTTGATATTGAACTCAACTTCAAAAACTAGCTCAAAAGAGATTGTCCAAGATTATATATACAACTCACATAGATTTTAACCAATAGATGTGAGATAACTAACACACTTTCCTCACGCTCGTGTAACTaatgatgatatatttttaatatttttcatttataaTTTCTGTTTGATGGTTAAtattaaaaaagtaaaaaaataaataaatcaacgtacagaaaatatttatattgtttctcttgcatatatatgttattttatCCACAACATATGACTGTGTggatatatattataaattcattGTCTTAATTAACATGTATCTTTACTATAATTTGATTATAAGAAAGATAAATAAGTTTATTATTTAGTTTTACATTATTTGGACTTCTAGTTTTTCATTACCTCTATTATAATATTCAAATTTTGTCACGCCCCAGGAACGTGTTTAGTCGACACcagcgttgctctcaaatttacattcgaaaacaacaagcctcagaattACAAAATTTagaaactcttattttcagaacaggAATCAGTATTCAGGAATCAATATTCAGAATAGAAATCAGAAATTTAACAAATAAGCACTGTTCACGTTTGtaaatttcatggctaaactgatatcagtcccctatatgttctctcctctaacgGGTGAGGctagtaatcagtaatcagtaataagaattcagaaatgttcagaatatatattcctaccattagttcactaggtttcagtgcttcaaaaatcagagatcagaaatatataaaacatgaattatcaaactgatttcaagatattaatacataagcccacttactgtaatttgctagGAGTTTTGGTTGAAGTCCGAAATCTACTgttctcgctactggatttttctGTTTGAACAAAGGTACTCTCTTAACTCGAATTTTCAAGTGatactcaagatttgtgtaacaccagatttgagggtgttatttatatgCAATTTCTGACTGTTAGTACTCCCAAATAAATGTCCATGATCTGCCATTAAAGCCTTTAATCCAtgataaatgcttcagttacaagtcataagcaGAATCAGTAGCTGTCTGATGGAATCTCACGCTACTGAACTCTTATGCTGCTGGATTATATCTGCtagaaaaataccagcttctgaaatatcgGTTGCTGCTGGAAGCTTCTGCTGAACTCTTTGCCTTGCTGCTGAATATTGTTAGCTGTTACAAAAATGCTAGCTACTGCTGAAATTTCGGGTTCTCACAAATTTAGTTTATTAATAAATGAAATTTCATAATAAATACCAAttgataataattaaaattttgaattataaaTCTTGCAAAATATGACATAAAAAAGTTATTGGTGAAAAAATTTGTCGATATTTCTATCAAAAAACATGATGAGAGCCATGTAGACAATCTATTTCACAGTCACAATTTAAAttttccataaatatttcacATCTCTCCTAACACTCATCGATGAAACTTTGCTTATTTCTTTTTTTGATGATCAACTAATCCAatactttatttaaatatatatatttttattgcatttaaatattttcttatgaCATTTATATGAGTTAGACTATCTGTTTCTTtgatttgaaaataatcatTGTTTTACATTCTACAATAATCTACTATTGTAAATTCTTGTGTATGACAGTAATGCAGGAATAATTGGAGGcattaaacaaaaataaaacttaAGATCATATTACACTACTAGAAGGGAAGAAAGCCTTTGGTATCatatgggtctataagatcaaatGTGAAGGCAATAGTCAAGTAGAGTAGTATTATGCTAGAATGATGGTAAAAATGTATGCTCAGAAAGAGGGCACTGATTTCAATGAGATAATTTCTCTTATGGTTcgacttacaacagtcagagtaatATTGGCATTGTGTGCGATATTGACCTAAATCTAGAACAACTATATGtgaaaacatattttttcatggagatTTTGGAGAATAAATTTATATGCTCAaaccagaaggttttgcggaaaaaggcaGAACTTGGTTTGCAAGTAGAACAAATCTTTGTACAGTCTCAAAAATACGCtaaggtgttggtacaagagatttaaTTTGATTCGTATATCATGTGAAAACATGAATTTCCAGCAGCAACTAGAATTTTTCAGCAGTTAGCAATATTCAGTAGCAAAtgaaaattccagcagaagctaacaatttcCTGCAacagctaatatttcagaagatgatattttccagcagacagaatccagcagACAGAATCTAGCAGCAGAAGAATTCAGTAGCGAGATTTCAACAGATAGCTACTGATTCtgcttatgacttgtaactgaaatATTTAACATGGagtaaaggctgttaatggcacATCATGGCAGATTTTGGCCATAATAGGGAGTCTAACAGTCACAATTTGGCTTACAAATATCACCCTCAAAtatctgaattggtgttacccaaatcttgagattatcacttgaattttcgagTTAAGAGAGAGTACTTTTGTTCAAGCAGTAAAAACAAGTAGCGAGAGCAAGCATATTTCCAAACTTCAACCGAAACATCTAGCGGATTACgataagtgggcttatgtataaattatcttgaaatcagtttgttAATTTCTATTTTAAAGCACAAATTCTGaatgtttgatttctgatatatgattttgaagcactgaaactccctagtgaactaatgataggaatatatattctgaacatttctgaattctgattctgattctggcctcaccccttagaggagaaaacatataggggactgatatcagtttagccatgaaattcactaacgtgctcagtgcttactaattctgatttctgttctgaaacctgtgatttctaaattctgatttctgttctgaaaataagagttttctgtatattattgtttTACTGTTcctgttgaaaacgatttcgaaaactAGGAGTTATTctcgcccctgcttactgagtgacaaccatatcactcactcacccaccaaacccatctcagataagaacgagaaGAAAAGTTAGAATAAGAAGATGCAGATTCAATTCtagggctggtgaagaagaccgTTGTTTATCAGTTCTAGTTTATGTTTATTCCGTTGCATTTGTTAAGACGTTATTAtatttggttttacatttccgctgtaaaacatctgtcattgagtttgtatcagacattgaaatattcagtatttatgaataaaagactggtttctgaattttgtacttctgaggcttgttgttttcgaatgtaaatttgagagcaacgccggtgtcaaccaacccccgtcacGGGGCGTGACATATCATGAgtcttggatacaacagactgaatGCAGACCCTTATAAATATTCAAGAGGTCTGgttatgattatatcattttactgTTGTCTGTAGATGACATGTTGATAGCAAGCCCCGACAAAGATCACGTCCAAGAATTGAAGTTACAATTGACTAGaaaatttgatatgaaagacttgaaaccagcaaacaagattctaggaatgcaagttcaccgagacagaagtaacaaTAAAATATGACTTTCCCAgaacaattatttaaataaagttttgcAACCAATCTCGACCCCCTCTTcttgttaacttcaagttatacTCCAAGATGTGTTCTAGCATTGAAGCATAGAGGATGAAGAcatctcgagtaccatatgtaTCAGTAGTGGGAAGTTTGATATTCGCCATGATCTCTACTAGACCAGACATTGCTCAAGTCATTGGAGTAGTTAGTCGGTACTTGGAAAATTCTTGACGAGAGCAGTGGAGTACTGTTAAGAGGAatcttagatacattaaaggtACCTTAAATGCTACATTAATTTATGGAGGAACGAATTTTACATTCATAGGCTATGTCGATTGAGATTATGCAAGTGATTCTGATAAGAAAAAATCTACTATTGATTATGTGTTTACATGTACAGGGGGAGCAATAAAATGAGTTTCAAAACTACAAATAGTTGTTGCGTTATCTACAACGAAGACATAATATATGTCAAATACTCAAGATTGCAAGGAAataatatggattaaaaggctATTGGAGAAGATCATACAAAAACAAGATAAGGTTCTTTTATTCTATGACAGTCAAAGTGCCTTGCACATCTCATGAAATCCATCTTTTCATttcaggactaaacacattATAGTTCAATTTAAATAGAAGAAGGGAGTGTAGATATGCAGAAGAACCATACAAATAATAACATAGTTGATGTTCTGACCAAGCTTGTGAatactgataagtttgagtggtgtagatatTCAAGTGACCTAGCTGAAACATAAGCAGCAGGTAATGACAAGATTGGAGGGAAACTATCGATACGTGGTTTCACACGGACGATGAGCTCTATAAATATAGCTCTCTCCCCTAATTCTTAAGTATCTCATTATCTTTTCTCGTCTTAATACATTCTTATTTGAGTATGttgttctataatatttgtgatgtCATTTGTTCTCTTGTATTAAGGGAAAGTGTGTTATATTTGAAAACATGGTGAGAtgttgtacaccataaaatattatagtgaaattcttttcatcatGCCCCTGATTTTTATCTTAATAATTTTTTGGTGTTTCCACGTAAATCTTAATgtccaattttattatttattttcatatttatatctCAAGATATGATCACATACGAGActaacaaaatttatatgaaaTTCATTTATACCAACCTTCGTATGTTCTATACTAAAGATATATTGGCCATTTCCAACTTCATGTCCCAAAACTATGAACATTTCAACTGCGAGCGATTTGGATATTAAAGTTGTAactcacaaaaaaaaattaaataagttcGCCTTCTTAaagtgtttttattaaaaaaaaaaaaatcaaattttcacTTTTAAATAAAGGTTAAATtattcttttgtttttattttaaaatagaagTAGAATCAAAAACCCAAAATTTAGCTTCTAAAATAACATCAAACTGAAtgttttttaaaacaatttttgtAACCAAACAATAtacttttttttaagaaaaacaattttttttagcaaAAAATGTGTTTTCAGACTTTTAGTTGGTTTACTTCTCCAACCAAATCGAAGTTCAAAAGGAAACGTAGAAAACTAATTCGTAAAACTTTGCTTTCAATttatgttgatttacattagtTGGATTAATCCCGTTCCATCTTATTTACAATCTAGTTTAACATTGTTCAAGCTTCCATGGCCCTAATCGATGTTATCTGAAATGCACACTACATAAACACAGACCATTCACACAAAATTCTCTGCACTGAAATGACAAAATGATCATCCACTGTTTGTCATAcatagggatgtaaatgaatcaaattatttgtgagctattcgaagctcaatctgataaaagctcgtttgagctcgtttaatgagactcgttaagataaacgaaccaagTTCAAGCTCTACAATATTCGACTCGTTAGCTTGTGAACATATTCGTTAGTAAATTCATAAGTAAtatcttagatgaaaaataataattttttgatatttaatttattgatttaacacattaattatgaaatatatagacaaatctattaaatttatttattataataaattgacaaattttaataagaatattatattttttataaatgtataatttattttttaatgaatttaatgaatatttaaatgtacaattcatatttattgagctcgtttaggttcgataaaagcttgaataagctcgtgagtcatgaatatattcgttaaatataagctcgagctcggctcgattataaacaagccaagctcaaacattcaagagttcggctcggctcgactcgattagaTCCCTAGTCATACATTATCTCCATCCTTTCTTCCAATCTAAAGTCCTCTTCTTCAAGGTCTTTTGAAACTCATCAAAGTATAAAAATCCTTGCGCAGAATATCTCCATTCTCAAATGCCATGAATTCCCCGTAGCCAACGACAGGTAAACTATATTCAACATTGGCCTCctatccaagaaaatgaaatgGGATTATCGCAAGTGAAAAGAGTAATCGTTCAAAACAAATTTAGGgtcaatttttaatttttttcttctcagAATTATATCAATCAATCCAATATGACTTCAATCAATCGATCCAAAGCAGCCTTGTTATATATTATGGAATCTTGAAGAAGTCAGTGTATAAAACAGTTGAGGCCAATTTTGAGTTTCGGCCCATATATATCATTCAATCTTTTACTGAATAGGCCCATATATGGAGTAGTCCAGGCCTGTTCTATGTAGGCCCACGCTTTTCTCTATTTTTCGTCAAAATTTCATTTGCGTTCTATCAAATCTCCCGGCTTCTCTTTCTCACCGCAGTTCTGGTGAgcttcatttatttatttattgtttgaaATTGGAACAAGCATGTGAAGATGTTATTTTCTTGCCCATTTTATCCTTTGATTTGGAGTAGCTGTGCGAAATTTTAGTTCTAGGGCTCGAATTATTGTGGCGGATCGTCGATTTATCCGATCACGCTTTCAAATTTTCAGTAATTTTGGATGTGCTCGTggttttttattgttttcattGATGGGTAATGTGAATTTATTTTAGATATGATAAGGTGGTATGTTGCTTGTTATTGTAATACTGGAAAATACGTTTAATTGAGAGGAAAAGACTGATTTTTTGTACTTAGTAGAAAGGTACTACTACCGCTATGGATCCTGCGGAGCTCAGGCAAATGGAAGATGTAGAGAGTCCTACGATGGAAACGATAGAAGGTGCAACTATTGGTCTAGTTACTGGCACTATTTGGGGTACCTTTGTTGCGACCTAGCAAGATGTGCCTCATGTTGAGAGGAGAGTTGCACTTCCGGGTCTGATTTGCACGCTGAAGATGATGGAAAACCATGGGTTGACATTTGCTGCAATTGGTGGAGTCTATATTGGGGTGGAACAGTTAGTACGGAATTACAGGATGAAAAGAGACTTTGTTAATGGAGCAGTTGGTGGATTTGTCGCCGGTGCTTCTATTTTGGGTTACAAAGGTGAAGTTTTGTCATTATTAATTAAGCTTGTCATTTTAATTGATGGGCGGTGAGATCATGACATTGCATCCTCGCTGCTTGGCTGAAAGCCAGTGATATTTTTTGACTGTTTGCGGTGTATGTGGTATGTTATTGTCAGTTGCGGCCAGATGggatgacatgacatgacattcAGATAACTTTACTtttggtgtttctgatacattTTATTCTTTTAGATTTAGATTTCTACTTTCTAGGCTAGCTTTGAAATAACTGGCCAAGCCTCCATTTCTTTATCACATATAATTCATGCCATCATAAAATCTGCGTGTGAGAAGGAATAATTTGGCATCTTGATAGCGAATTCAGGATATTATAGTTTACAAGCATGGATTTACTCTTAAGTTTACTTGTATGTATATCCATTAGTAAATGATAACAACCATTATTATTCCATGTCAACATTTGTATCATGTGCACGTGTTGTGGTAAGAATGCATATTGGTTGGTTAATTGTAGCATCTTAAGACTTGCGTGGAGGATGTCCTCAGGCTGTATGATTTTATATGTATTAATGCATTCCATTTCTtacaaaatcaaatatcagTTTGAATAACTTATCTATTCCCACTTTCTTCCTTAGATTTAATTAGACAGTTGATGTTgaatttgtttatattttggcTGATTCGACGTTATACTGTCCAGGGAGGAGCATTTCATCGGCTATCTCTGCAGGAGCTGCGCTACCCGCCACTTCTTCTTTCATTGACATCGGAGGTCAAACCATGAGTCGACACTGGCAAGGAATATTATCCTAATGCCGCCAGTAAAAGGCCCAATTTTAATTAGTTCTCTGGTGAATATTGTCACTACATGCTCTTCTCAGAAATGTAATGTACATCTGAGTTGTGTTTGCTGGTTGCTTGCTCGCATATATTGTACCATTTTACTTGCTATGTTTTGTATCATGAGATGCCAATCTCTGTTTTGAGTACACACAACTGGATCCTAATTTGTTCATTGTCAAAAACTTGCCATCCTTTCCCAAGAGTTGTTCTACTCTACTTCTTTATTAATTCAGTTAGCTGCTATGAGATGGTTTGAAGTGCCTATTGCAAAATATTATGTTAAATGTGCTGATATATTTATTTCTATTGGTTCATCAACCGGAAAAATGCACAACATACTGCAAAATTTCCTCTATATCAAAGAGGCCCCACATCCTGATTATAAAGGCCCATCTTCATGCCACCCATCCCTTGAACTATTCAAAGTTCCTAGCTTTTGGGTGTGTGCACGTTtgtgtgaatatatatatatatatatatatatatatatatatatatatatatatataaatttgatatgatattCACAACCGTGTTCATCAATATGATCAATGTTCATATGAGACTCACTTATTGGATGTGatgaaacatatcaaaattatgtATCTACTAAGTGATTATAATATCAATGATGGACACAAAGATAGACATGATTGATAGACAAAATAATAATTCATAATctgaagagtaggtctcttgtgcgacggtctcacgaatctttatctgtgagacgggtcaaccctgccaatattcacaataaaaagtaatactcttagcataaaaaataatattttttcatggatgactcaaataagatattcgtatCACAAAATGCGACTCTTGAGATCGTCTTACATAAATTTTTGCATAATCTGAAATacattattatcatataagatataatttttaaatatatccaTACAAGAATTGGTTATGAAATATTTGTTTCCTCCACAAGATTTGACAAGTGGTGTATAATCAGAAGTGATATACACCTGTAAACAAACATTAAACACCCATCCCTTGAAAAGGTGAGTAATTAAGTTCATCTCACTATTTTCCTCTCTTAACTATGTTTCTTTGGGGCACCGATCAATTCACCACaacaaaattcatctttaaatggAAAACTCGAAAGCTTAACATGGGAACTAGTGGAATTTCAATTTCTTTCTAACTTTTTTCCACATGGCTGCCGCAGTTCTGTCCCAACATCTATTAATTACAAGGCAACATTATGGATATTTGTTTGCATAAATACTTTAAGAAGGGTTTTTATTGTTTTACAAGTTAAAAACATTTAATGTAtatgtttggataaaaattgtataaaacgatttttaaaaatatattttaaaaaatgttatcCGAGTATAGTTTTTGAAGAACAACTGAGATgtgttttttgatttttttagaaataaggacaatgataaaaatcaaaacatACTATTTTTTAACTGTAAAAACCTTTTTATCGAATAGTTGTTCAAATGcatatttattcttaaaacaACTTTAAAAATCTTTTTTTATCAGAATTTTGTAAAAAACGCTTTCTAAAAaacattttataattatttatccAAACGGAACCTATCTCTACGATGTCACACGCAAGTGTcaactattttaaaaaaattaacgccatatattttatttgtaaatgtcacttattttttaaaaaatatatataaatttaaacaaaataagGTAATTAATTAACGGTCTCATGCTGAGTTTACTAAACAAAtagtcaaaatttaaaaataaaaaccgaATAGAAAGCATTCTACTTTTGCTACAAGCAACGTAAAGTCGAACGAAATTGAGTAGAAAATGAAgacttttgatatatatgcaATTAGCTAGGTTGACCTGATCCATCATGAAGAATACTGTCCTATAAATCTTGGCTGCCTCTTACTTCAAACATTTGAATCACAATTGATTATATATCTCACGATTAAACCAAGTTGTTGCCAAGTTTCAAATCgcgaagttttttttttttatttttgggagtTTAATTTGCT
It contains:
- the LOC142529283 gene encoding squamosa promoter-binding-like protein 9 — translated: MERGSSSSSFSTSAGAADSLINGLNFGKKIYFEGVSSGPQAKIGGGQSQAPPSASRRRRTGVVQPPLCQVVGCDTDLSDAKAYYSRHKVCGVHSKFPKVIVAGIEQRFCQQCSRFHQLAEFDQGKRSCRRRLAGHNERRRKPPPGSFLPPRCGTLPSSIFGKIPMTGGFMMNRSTYPMLGGSDAWLNIVPEPGLGNQAIVAGKHQLPWKSNSQNSLPDLLQGSTTSPTCSVGSLVSPEECFSGVSDSISALSLLSNHPWGSRSQSSRPDMNIVQSLVTPCAPIAQFSFPSWDFQSGQANDTSHETRPNLGSVQVPHPGNSQHNGELGLSQPTEDQFHELKHSRGYDSSVQHMHWSL